The following proteins are encoded in a genomic region of Candidatus Neomarinimicrobiota bacterium:
- a CDS encoding CHASE2 domain-containing protein produces the protein MMRNVLKRIGIAAFIGLVVGLLVGWGTEIEGFFLKSMLDGYEFRSYDARMKGKVAGVEEASIEDVVMIDIEQNSMEILGKFRDWPYAYHGQLIDVVSSGNPKALIFDIIFDPENSYDFDLISALVRESSPGDENLYQAAEQYLVSHDPARFVTSTQESGRVYHAVVFEEADSLMFAYAMESEPEGYDPSDHI, from the coding sequence ATGATGCGTAATGTCTTAAAGAGGATTGGAATTGCTGCTTTCATCGGTCTGGTGGTGGGTCTTCTGGTGGGCTGGGGAACGGAGATCGAAGGATTTTTTCTGAAATCGATGCTGGACGGATATGAATTTCGCTCTTATGACGCCCGGATGAAGGGAAAAGTTGCGGGGGTTGAGGAAGCCTCCATTGAGGATGTTGTCATGATCGACATTGAGCAGAACTCCATGGAGATCCTGGGAAAATTTAGGGATTGGCCATACGCGTACCATGGCCAGCTTATCGATGTGGTGTCTTCGGGGAATCCGAAAGCGCTCATTTTTGATATTATCTTCGATCCGGAGAATTCCTACGATTTTGATCTCATAAGTGCCCTGGTACGGGAGAGTTCTCCTGGTGACGAGAACCTTTACCAGGCGGCAGAACAGTACCTGGTTTCCCACGATCCCGCCCGGTTTGTCACGTCTACGCAAGAGAGTGGGAGGGTCTATCATGCCGTGGTGTTTGAAGAGGCGGATTCGTTGATGTTTGCCTATGCCATGGAGTCAGAACCGGAAGGATATGACCCGTCAGACCATATT
- a CDS encoding TlpA disulfide reductase family protein: MKDIKFGASSITVFMIPWLLAADPWVEQDTVQKSEQEEVGVPQTGEEAVEDLGLKPGDEAPRFALLAMDGGYELLTKWSGVTLSRPASQPVRHVVLVSFFATWCQPCMKELPHLQNLYEKYEGEDVRFFLIDITEATRTVEVYEDSPQAGPFLEKKGITIPILQDVYGMVKKSYGVTTLPRLFVIDKLRKIRLTKRGFHEGEDFEGELAVMIDSLLVEELQEEE; this comes from the coding sequence ATGAAGGATATCAAATTCGGTGCGTCTTCCATCACTGTTTTCATGATACCATGGCTTCTTGCGGCCGATCCATGGGTGGAGCAGGATACCGTGCAGAAAAGTGAGCAGGAAGAAGTGGGAGTGCCCCAGACCGGGGAGGAAGCAGTGGAAGACCTCGGACTGAAGCCCGGGGATGAGGCTCCCAGGTTCGCCCTTCTGGCAATGGACGGGGGCTATGAGTTGCTAACCAAGTGGTCAGGAGTCACTCTCTCCCGGCCGGCGTCTCAGCCCGTTCGCCACGTGGTTCTGGTGAGCTTTTTTGCCACCTGGTGTCAACCGTGTATGAAGGAATTGCCTCACCTTCAGAACCTGTACGAAAAATATGAGGGGGAGGACGTGAGGTTTTTCTTAATTGATATCACGGAGGCGACTCGCACCGTGGAGGTATATGAAGACTCCCCCCAGGCGGGCCCTTTTCTTGAAAAGAAGGGAATTACTATTCCCATCCTGCAGGATGTTTACGGGATGGTGAAGAAAAGCTATGGAGTGACCACACTTCCCAGGCTGTTTGTGATAGACAAGCTCCGGAAAATCAGACTCACCAAGAGAGGATTTCATGAAGGGGAGGATTTTGAAGGAGAACTGGCCGTGATGATTGATTCCCTGCTGGTGGAAGAACTTCAGGAGGAAGAGTAG
- a CDS encoding FecR family protein → MRGRFGLLGIMVLLLGLLVAFRPATKEFGKITLPLGIVNVREAGKSDWTRAKVKHTVFVKDVVQTKAKSRAEITLTGGAKVRMGESSELELNEANVKPLQKDFNANLNKGKIWVSARAAFGEKKNVTIRTPTAVAAIRGTKYRVNAGEEESSVLVYDGEVDVNWAQNVQEMREDQVPKGGAPRFKLGPVEELEAPEQVAGPYEVTLEEWITLVEGMQINIRKDGKYHMFEFDKGADTELDWVKWNQELDGQE, encoded by the coding sequence ATGAGAGGAAGATTTGGTCTACTTGGAATCATGGTTCTTCTTCTGGGTTTACTCGTGGCCTTCCGTCCCGCCACAAAGGAGTTTGGAAAAATTACCCTCCCGCTGGGAATAGTTAACGTACGGGAGGCCGGGAAGTCAGACTGGACGCGGGCGAAAGTGAAACATACGGTTTTTGTCAAGGATGTTGTGCAAACCAAGGCGAAGTCGAGGGCTGAGATAACACTCACTGGCGGGGCCAAGGTCCGGATGGGTGAGAGTTCCGAACTGGAACTGAACGAGGCGAACGTGAAGCCTCTCCAGAAGGACTTCAATGCGAATCTTAACAAAGGAAAGATCTGGGTGAGTGCCAGAGCCGCTTTCGGAGAAAAGAAGAATGTAACCATCCGTACGCCCACTGCGGTGGCGGCTATTCGTGGAACAAAATACCGGGTGAACGCGGGCGAGGAGGAAAGTTCTGTGCTGGTCTACGATGGCGAAGTGGATGTGAACTGGGCGCAGAACGTCCAGGAGATGAGAGAGGATCAGGTTCCCAAAGGAGGTGCACCCAGGTTCAAGTTGGGTCCCGTTGAGGAACTGGAGGCACCTGAGCAGGTGGCGGGACCGTATGAGGTGACTCTGGAAGAATGGATCACACTTGTTGAAGGAATGCAGATCAACATCCGGAAAGACGGGAAATATCACATGTTTGAGTTCGATAAAGGCGCGGATACTGAACTTGACTGGGTCAAGTGGAACCAGGAATTGGATGGTCAAGAATAG